The following proteins come from a genomic window of bacterium:
- a CDS encoding M23 family metallopeptidase: MPKHGGVAARCPRGRSGAAARLVTIAGLVGVLGAGAPPACSAPLAQPPGILRVTPASPVQGDTAVVLVSAPAGAEVRVRWDGRALSLFRLPDGSRRALIGTDPDVALGAHTLSATVAEATGPTVRLSQVVRIRSGRFGIRNLTLPPHTFALITAKNLSTEQRALGPVLSLRTPVAFWSGAFQAPSSGAMDSPYGEQGVYNGHREWWHQGIDFSAAEGSPILAANGGMVVLAEMLPLGGNTVVIDHGQGVLTEYLHLSAFAVHKGSRVERGVPIGRIGATGLVTGPSLHWGLYVNGIPVNPMFWMVPRPWLTS, translated from the coding sequence ATGCCAAAGCACGGCGGGGTAGCCGCGCGGTGCCCGCGGGGTCGAAGCGGGGCCGCCGCTCGACTCGTGACGATCGCGGGGCTCGTTGGCGTGTTGGGAGCCGGGGCCCCTCCGGCATGCTCCGCTCCTCTGGCGCAGCCCCCGGGGATCCTTCGGGTCACACCGGCCTCCCCGGTTCAGGGGGACACGGCGGTGGTCCTCGTCTCGGCGCCGGCGGGAGCCGAGGTGCGGGTGCGATGGGACGGTCGCGCGCTGTCGCTCTTCCGCCTCCCGGACGGATCACGGCGGGCGCTGATCGGAACGGACCCGGACGTCGCGCTCGGGGCGCACACGCTGTCGGCGACGGTGGCGGAGGCGACCGGCCCGACGGTTCGGCTCTCCCAGGTCGTCCGGATTCGTTCGGGGCGTTTTGGGATTCGCAACCTGACGCTTCCCCCGCACACCTTTGCGTTGATCACCGCGAAGAACCTCTCCACGGAGCAGCGGGCCCTAGGCCCGGTCCTCAGCCTGCGCACGCCGGTGGCGTTTTGGTCCGGCGCCTTCCAGGCACCCTCGTCGGGGGCGATGGACTCCCCGTACGGTGAGCAGGGAGTGTACAACGGCCACCGGGAGTGGTGGCACCAGGGGATCGACTTCTCCGCGGCCGAGGGGTCGCCGATCTTGGCGGCCAACGGCGGGATGGTGGTCCTGGCGGAGATGCTGCCGCTGGGGGGCAATACCGTGGTCATCGATCACGGGCAGGGTGTCCTGACCGAATATCTGCACCTTTCGGCGTTTGCGGTCCACAAGGGATCCCGGGTGGAGCGGGGGGTTCCGATCGGCCGGATCGGCGCGACCGGCCTGGTTACCGGCCCGAGCCTGCACTGGGGATTGTACGTCAACGGCATCCCCGTGAACCCGATGTTCTGGATGGTGCCGCGTCCGTGGCTGACGTCCTGA
- a CDS encoding thiamine pyrophosphate-binding protein, with translation MQAKTALFEMLRDRGIRYVFGNPGTTELNFMEMFADYPDITYVLALQDAIPVGMAYGYAQATGAPAFVNLHITPGVANGLGNIFNACRAKTPMVVTAGQVDRRLMLQEPALWSDLARLASGFTKWSYEARTGADIPIALARAFKTAAAPPAGPVFLSLPMDCLDEEAGDPAPWIEVAGGSAPPPAVLDRIADSLARAHRPVLIVGASAATPEARTALVRIAELTGARAYGERLPVRSVFPTDHPQYLGMIGLSLTQLRAELGDADVVLVAGARKFAGLLYTPPVRLSPQTSVIHIDPDAWEIGKNLPVTLGVVGDLAAILPSVAARLGERMTAEGRREAAARTAQVRRERNRREEGWLAAAAPPAAGARMTQEFVYRTLGEAMDDSVTIVDEAITAARIIDRYLPFRSEQAYLGLAAGSLGLGLPASLGAQMAWPDRRVICTIGDGSLMYTVQALWTAARYRVPVTVLVMDNRAYQVLKDGMATYKGGAVPAERLIGMDLDAPVVDIPSVAQGFGVPASVITRPDELRDALASRSDGPRLFDVVIQ, from the coding sequence ATGCAGGCGAAGACCGCGCTGTTCGAGATGCTCCGGGATCGCGGGATCCGTTACGTCTTCGGCAACCCCGGCACGACCGAGCTCAATTTCATGGAGATGTTCGCCGACTACCCCGACATCACGTACGTCCTGGCGCTCCAAGATGCGATCCCCGTCGGCATGGCCTACGGCTACGCTCAGGCGACCGGGGCGCCGGCGTTCGTCAACCTCCACATCACCCCGGGGGTGGCCAACGGGCTCGGCAACATCTTCAACGCCTGCCGGGCCAAGACCCCGATGGTGGTCACCGCCGGTCAGGTGGACCGCCGGCTGATGCTCCAGGAACCCGCGCTGTGGAGCGACCTCGCGCGCCTGGCCTCGGGCTTCACGAAATGGTCGTACGAGGCTCGAACCGGCGCGGACATCCCGATCGCGCTGGCGAGAGCGTTCAAGACCGCCGCGGCGCCCCCCGCCGGCCCGGTGTTTCTGTCGCTGCCGATGGACTGCCTGGACGAGGAGGCGGGCGATCCCGCGCCGTGGATCGAGGTGGCCGGAGGCAGCGCGCCGCCCCCTGCGGTGCTCGACCGGATCGCCGATTCGCTGGCGCGCGCGCACCGGCCCGTCCTCATCGTCGGCGCCTCGGCGGCGACCCCGGAGGCCCGAACGGCGCTCGTCCGGATCGCGGAGCTGACCGGGGCCCGAGCCTACGGCGAGCGGCTGCCCGTCCGGTCCGTGTTCCCGACGGATCATCCGCAGTACCTGGGCATGATCGGGCTGTCGCTCACCCAACTGCGTGCGGAACTGGGTGACGCCGACGTCGTCCTCGTCGCGGGGGCGCGCAAATTTGCAGGACTCCTGTACACACCGCCCGTGCGGCTTTCGCCGCAGACCTCGGTGATCCACATTGATCCGGACGCCTGGGAGATCGGCAAGAACCTCCCGGTCACGCTCGGAGTCGTCGGGGACTTGGCCGCGATCTTGCCGAGCGTGGCCGCCAGACTCGGGGAGCGCATGACCGCGGAAGGCCGGCGGGAAGCCGCGGCGCGGACGGCGCAGGTCCGGCGGGAACGAAACCGGCGCGAGGAAGGATGGCTGGCGGCGGCCGCCCCTCCGGCGGCGGGGGCGCGGATGACCCAGGAGTTCGTGTACCGGACGCTCGGGGAGGCGATGGACGACTCCGTGACGATCGTCGATGAAGCGATCACCGCCGCCCGGATCATCGACCGATACCTGCCGTTCCGCTCGGAGCAGGCCTACCTGGGGCTCGCCGCCGGATCGCTGGGGCTCGGCCTTCCGGCCAGCCTGGGCGCCCAGATGGCGTGGCCGGACCGTCGGGTGATCTGCACGATCGGGGACGGGTCGCTGATGTACACGGTACAGGCGCTGTGGACCGCGGCCCGATACCGGGTGCCGGTCACGGTGTTGGTGATGGACAACCGCGCCTACCAGGTGCTGAAGGATGGGATGGCGACCTACAAAGGCGGCGCCGTCCCGGCGGAACGACTGATCGGCATGGATCTCGACGCGCCGGTCGTCGACATCCCCAGCGTCGCCCAGGGGTTCGGGGTTCCGGCGTCCGTGATCACGCGGCCGGACGAACTCCGCGACGCGCTTGCCAGTCGAAGCGACGGGCCCCGCCTCTTCGACGTCGTGATCCAGTAG
- the mscL gene encoding large conductance mechanosensitive channel protein MscL, translating into MVREFREFAMRGNLLDFAVGIILGASFGRIITSLVSDIIMPPIGLALGGIDFSSLFITLKGGPYPSVAAAKAAGAPTINYGIFINTIIDFVIVAFVLFLLIRQVNKMQRPKPVTATTKPCPYCTSDIPLKAVRCPFCTSEVKAA; encoded by the coding sequence ATGGTGCGTGAGTTTAGGGAGTTCGCGATGCGGGGCAATCTGCTGGACTTCGCCGTCGGAATAATCCTGGGCGCGTCGTTCGGCCGGATCATCACGTCGCTCGTAAGCGACATCATCATGCCGCCGATCGGTCTCGCCCTCGGCGGGATCGATTTCTCGAGCCTGTTCATCACCCTGAAGGGAGGGCCGTACCCATCGGTCGCGGCGGCCAAAGCGGCGGGGGCGCCGACGATTAACTACGGGATCTTCATCAACACGATCATCGATTTCGTCATCGTGGCGTTCGTCCTCTTCCTGCTGATCCGGCAGGTCAACAAAATGCAGCGCCCTAAGCCAGTCACCGCGACCACGAAGCCCTGCCCGTACTGCACCTCGGACATCCCACTCAAGGCGGTGCGGTGCCCGTTCTGTACCTCAGAGGTGAAAGCGGCGTAG
- a CDS encoding MFS transporter, with product MPQWQRNLYAIWSAQFLAMVGLTLIVPFLPFYIRSLGVSTVQDVERWSGFLFAAPFLVQTLAAPLWGVLGDRYGRKMMVMRAMLGIGVTNMLSALVQRPGQLVALRAVQGGVSGFVAAGNALVTVAIPPDRMGAALGVLQTSLTAGGIIGPLIGGALADAVGYRNVFVITGGMCWVAAGVVLRGAHEEAPPAHARRAGPGVGANLAHFFRSPALRTTGMLLCTSQIAIMCVEPIFAVYVSTLGVPPERAATVAGVLFSVTGFTSMLGAPLWGRMADRGGERRVLLLTLCGSALAYAAQAFAQTPVELFVFRAALGFFMGGMLPPLYAIVVRSAPPDRLGGIMGLTSSSIMLGSVIGPLVGGLLSAAIGIRWIFAVAAVVMGISALGSRGLGRSSDTEPAPP from the coding sequence ATGCCTCAATGGCAGCGGAACCTCTACGCGATCTGGTCGGCGCAGTTTTTGGCGATGGTCGGGCTCACCCTGATCGTCCCGTTTCTGCCCTTCTACATCCGCTCGCTTGGGGTCTCGACCGTGCAGGACGTGGAGCGGTGGAGCGGGTTTCTGTTTGCGGCCCCGTTCCTGGTCCAGACTCTGGCCGCGCCGCTGTGGGGGGTGCTCGGCGATCGCTACGGCCGGAAGATGATGGTGATGCGGGCGATGCTCGGAATCGGCGTGACCAATATGCTCTCGGCGCTGGTGCAGCGCCCGGGGCAGTTGGTGGCCCTCCGTGCCGTCCAGGGCGGCGTGTCCGGGTTCGTCGCGGCGGGCAACGCGCTGGTCACGGTGGCCATCCCACCGGACCGTATGGGCGCCGCGCTGGGAGTCCTTCAGACATCGTTGACGGCGGGGGGGATCATCGGGCCGCTGATCGGCGGCGCCCTCGCCGACGCCGTCGGCTACCGGAACGTGTTCGTCATCACCGGGGGGATGTGCTGGGTCGCCGCCGGGGTCGTCCTCCGCGGGGCCCACGAGGAGGCTCCGCCCGCCCACGCCCGGCGCGCCGGACCGGGCGTGGGGGCAAATCTGGCGCACTTCTTCCGCTCCCCGGCCCTGCGGACGACCGGGATGCTCCTCTGCACGAGCCAGATCGCGATCATGTGCGTCGAGCCGATCTTCGCGGTCTACGTGAGCACCCTCGGCGTGCCGCCGGAGCGGGCGGCGACCGTGGCCGGGGTGCTCTTTTCCGTCACCGGGTTCACCTCGATGCTCGGGGCCCCGCTGTGGGGGCGGATGGCCGACCGGGGCGGAGAGCGGCGGGTCCTGCTGCTGACATTGTGCGGATCGGCGCTGGCCTATGCCGCGCAGGCGTTCGCGCAGACCCCGGTTGAGCTCTTCGTCTTCCGGGCGGCCCTCGGGTTTTTCATGGGCGGCATGCTGCCGCCCCTGTACGCGATCGTGGTCCGATCGGCGCCGCCGGACCGGCTGGGCGGGATCATGGGGCTCACCAGCAGCTCGATCATGCTGGGAAGCGTGATCGGGCCGCTGGTGGGCGGGTTGCTATCCGCGGCCATCGGCATTCGCTGGATCTTTGCCGTCGCGGCGGTGGTGATGGGGATCTCCGCCCTGGGGTCTCGCGGACTGGGGCGGTCCTCCGACACCGAGCCCGCACCGCCGTGA
- a CDS encoding alpha/beta hydrolase, which translates to MPAALINGIRLHYEVYGTGVPIVFAHEFAGDQRSWDPQVKFFARRYRVVTYNARGYPPSDVPEDAAAYSQDHAVEDLRGLIMHLQLAPAHVVGLSMGGYATLHLGLRYPTLARSLVVAGCGYGSDDQVQFRRDAEELARRIEHEGMAAVAAAYARGPFRVQFMRKDPRGWQEFADALAKHSARGSANTMRGVQGGRASVYDLKGSLATLKVPTLIVNGDEDDPCLAPGLLMKQQISTAGLFVCPTTGHTMNLEEPDAFNRALLDFVTAVDDSRWPTHPTRPSGASALLHDQNR; encoded by the coding sequence ATGCCAGCAGCGCTGATCAATGGGATACGCCTGCACTATGAAGTCTACGGTACGGGCGTGCCCATCGTCTTCGCGCACGAGTTTGCCGGGGACCAACGCAGCTGGGATCCTCAGGTCAAGTTCTTCGCCCGCAGATACAGGGTGGTCACCTACAATGCCCGGGGCTACCCTCCCTCCGACGTGCCCGAGGACGCGGCGGCCTACTCCCAGGATCACGCGGTCGAGGACCTGCGCGGCCTGATCATGCACCTCCAGCTCGCGCCGGCGCACGTCGTCGGCCTCTCCATGGGCGGCTACGCCACCCTGCACCTTGGGCTTCGGTATCCGACGCTCGCCCGGTCACTCGTCGTCGCGGGGTGCGGCTACGGGTCCGATGACCAGGTCCAGTTTCGCCGGGATGCCGAGGAGTTGGCCCGCAGGATCGAGCACGAAGGGATGGCGGCCGTCGCCGCCGCCTACGCCCGGGGGCCTTTCCGGGTCCAGTTCATGCGGAAGGATCCGCGCGGCTGGCAGGAATTCGCCGACGCCCTCGCCAAACACTCGGCGCGCGGGAGCGCCAACACGATGCGCGGCGTGCAAGGGGGCCGCGCCTCGGTCTACGACCTCAAGGGTTCCCTCGCGACGCTCAAGGTCCCCACACTGATCGTCAACGGCGACGAGGACGATCCGTGTCTGGCCCCAGGGTTGTTGATGAAGCAACAGATCTCGACCGCCGGGTTGTTCGTCTGCCCCACGACCGGCCACACGATGAACCTGGAAGAGCCGGACGCCTTCAACCGCGCGCTCCTCGATTTCGTGACCGCGGTCGACGACAGCCGGTGGCCCACCCACCCTACCCGGCCGTCCGGTGCATCGGCGCTCCTGCATGATCAAAATCGGTGA
- a CDS encoding RraA family protein yields MADPLPPDRLAELRLYSSPTIANAIETFNVRPRTAGFMSSQIRCLFPELGTMVGYAFTATIRASAAAPPEAAALRPASWRAVEEIPAPRIVVIQDLDDPPGVGAFWGDVQSNIHRALGCVGTITNGSVRDLDEVRALGFHFFAGSVSVSHAYVHLVEIGGPVQVGGLTVRTGDLLHGDQHGIISIPLEIAGRIAEGVEKVDRVERQLIGYCQGSGFSRPGFEELYHKLRG; encoded by the coding sequence ATGGCCGATCCTCTCCCGCCCGACCGCCTGGCCGAACTCCGGCTGTACTCAAGCCCGACGATCGCCAACGCGATCGAAACCTTCAACGTCCGCCCACGAACGGCCGGGTTCATGTCGAGCCAGATCCGCTGTCTCTTCCCCGAGCTCGGGACGATGGTCGGGTACGCGTTCACGGCCACGATCCGCGCGAGCGCGGCCGCGCCCCCCGAGGCGGCCGCCCTTCGCCCCGCCTCCTGGCGGGCGGTGGAGGAGATCCCCGCGCCCCGCATCGTGGTCATTCAGGATCTCGATGACCCGCCGGGAGTCGGCGCGTTTTGGGGCGATGTGCAGAGCAACATCCACCGGGCTCTCGGCTGCGTCGGCACGATCACCAACGGCTCAGTGCGCGATCTGGACGAGGTCCGCGCGCTCGGGTTCCACTTCTTCGCCGGAAGCGTCTCCGTCTCCCACGCCTACGTGCACCTCGTGGAGATCGGGGGGCCGGTGCAGGTGGGGGGGTTGACCGTCCGGACGGGGGATCTGCTGCACGGGGACCAGCACGGGATCATCTCGATCCCGCTGGAGATCGCGGGCCGGATCGCCGAGGGCGTGGAAAAAGTGGACCGCGTGGAGCGGCAGCTCATCGGCTACTGCCAGGGCTCTGGCTTCTCTCGACCGGGGTTCGAGGAGCTGTACCACAAGCTGCGGGGGTGA
- a CDS encoding alpha-ketoacid dehydrogenase subunit beta — protein sequence MREVTFGQAIREALAEEMRRDPRVFIVGEDVAEAGTVFKVLSGLVDEFGRERVIDSPISEAGITGIGVGAAMTGMRPVIDIMFGDFLTLAMDQIANQAAKVHYMSGGKLRAPLVVRTTMGATRRSAAQHSQSLYAWVAHVPGLKVALPSTPADAKGLLKTAIRDDNPVVFFEDKMMYSLRGPVPDGDHTVPFGVADIKRPGTDVTIVATSSMVHTALQAARLLEEDGISAEIVDPRTLLPLDGETIIASVRKTGRAIVVDEGYQQYGVTAEIASLIADGAFDYLDAPVKRLGAMNVPVPFSPVLEDLTVPTPEAVAALAKALCGQG from the coding sequence ATGCGGGAGGTTACCTTTGGGCAGGCGATCCGGGAGGCACTCGCGGAGGAGATGCGCCGCGACCCGCGGGTGTTTATCGTCGGCGAGGACGTCGCCGAGGCGGGAACGGTGTTCAAGGTGCTGAGCGGGCTCGTGGACGAGTTCGGGCGGGAGCGGGTGATCGACTCGCCGATCTCGGAAGCGGGCATCACCGGGATCGGGGTCGGCGCGGCGATGACCGGGATGCGGCCGGTCATCGACATCATGTTCGGCGACTTCTTGACGCTGGCCATGGACCAAATCGCCAACCAGGCGGCGAAGGTGCACTACATGTCCGGCGGCAAACTCCGCGCGCCGCTGGTGGTTCGCACCACGATGGGCGCGACCCGTCGGTCCGCGGCGCAACACAGCCAGAGCCTCTACGCGTGGGTCGCCCACGTCCCCGGGCTGAAGGTGGCGCTGCCGTCCACTCCGGCGGACGCCAAGGGCCTGCTCAAGACCGCCATCCGCGACGACAATCCCGTCGTCTTCTTCGAGGACAAGATGATGTACTCGCTCCGCGGACCCGTCCCGGACGGCGACCACACCGTCCCATTCGGGGTCGCCGACATCAAGCGGCCGGGGACCGACGTCACGATCGTCGCCACCAGCAGCATGGTGCACACCGCCCTCCAGGCCGCGCGGCTCCTCGAAGAAGATGGGATCAGCGCCGAAATCGTCGACCCCCGCACCCTGCTGCCGCTCGACGGCGAGACGATCATCGCCTCGGTGCGGAAGACCGGGCGGGCGATCGTGGTCGATGAAGGATACCAGCAGTACGGGGTGACGGCGGAAATCGCCTCGTTGATCGCGGACGGCGCGTTCGACTACCTGGACGCCCCGGTCAAGCGGCTGGGGGCGATGAACGTCCCCGTGCCGTTCTCCCCCGTCTTGGAGGACCTGACCGTCCCCACCCCGGAGGCGGTCGCGGCCCTGGCGAAAGCCCTCTGCGGCCAGGGGTAG